The proteins below are encoded in one region of Vibrio sp. ED004:
- a CDS encoding cell division protein ZapC — MMLKPSDTWSWYYDEQQCSLMLNLGEDMIFKTNLVRNKLVDCAFRDNEFTVDDASSYQTFKEQISGLELSEPRQAELALYCVAAKRFHKPVQPKSWFFDSQGAGHEYPQEGDIVQMNNEHSLGYFIVLEVGECASLCAFVDLEEFLLTPSKGLRFGDSIKVMHDRMIDANAILHQTHIAMVG; from the coding sequence ATGATGCTTAAACCTAGCGATACATGGAGTTGGTATTACGATGAGCAGCAATGTTCATTAATGCTAAACCTCGGAGAGGATATGATTTTCAAAACGAATCTGGTCCGCAATAAGCTGGTGGACTGCGCGTTTCGAGATAATGAATTCACCGTTGATGACGCATCTTCATACCAAACCTTCAAAGAACAAATTTCTGGCTTAGAGCTGTCTGAGCCTCGCCAAGCTGAACTGGCACTCTATTGTGTGGCAGCAAAGCGCTTCCATAAGCCTGTACAGCCTAAGAGTTGGTTCTTCGACTCACAAGGTGCAGGTCATGAATATCCTCAAGAAGGGGATATTGTACAAATGAATAACGAGCATAGCTTAGGGTATTTCATTGTATTAGAAGTGGGAGAGTGTGCGAGCCTATGTGCATTTGTCGACCTAGAAGAGTTCCTGTTAACGCCTTCAAAAGGACTGCGATTTGGAGACTCAATCAAGGTGATGCACGATAGAATGATAGACGCGAACGCTATCCTTCATCAGACACACATAGCGATGGTAGGTTAA
- the rmf gene encoding ribosome modulation factor yields the protein MKRQKRDRLERAQSQGYKAGLNGRSQEACPYSQMDSRSYWLGGWRDAKDDRNAGLYK from the coding sequence ATGAAGAGACAAAAGCGTGATCGACTAGAACGAGCACAATCTCAAGGTTACAAAGCTGGTTTAAATGGTAGGTCGCAAGAAGCTTGCCCATATAGCCAAATGGATTCTCGGTCTTATTGGTTAGGTGGTTGGCGAGACGCCAAAGATGATAGAAATGCAGGTCTCTATAAATAG
- a CDS encoding DUF3634 family protein, protein MMYVILIGAALVFWLVAIDRPVLKIKFNDGAIEQVKGHLPPSFKHNLQEIGHNNAFQGELKVYAKRSGYNLKFTKDVPKSVQQRIRNVFPHNGFKSKGSKKA, encoded by the coding sequence ATGATGTACGTAATCTTAATTGGTGCAGCCTTGGTTTTTTGGTTAGTCGCAATTGATAGACCAGTACTAAAAATCAAATTCAACGATGGGGCGATCGAGCAAGTTAAAGGTCATCTACCACCGAGCTTTAAGCATAACCTTCAAGAGATTGGTCATAACAATGCTTTTCAAGGTGAGTTAAAAGTGTATGCGAAGCGCTCAGGTTACAACCTTAAATTTACTAAAGACGTACCAAAAAGCGTTCAACAGCGGATTCGCAATGTATTCCCGCATAATGGCTTTAAATCTAAAGGTTCAAAGAAGGCGTAA
- a CDS encoding Lon protease family protein, protein MTQVDWRHVTPQYDEYSAQLEQFPDISPFPFSDIQHRFNDALTRFVRLSNISRVLLVNAPDNSIYRQMIVESLVTALDDDTLPVIKTESLNAVSLFDQVQSKDGKVIATKPGLLARANNGYLIVSANLILANPGSWLLLKSALLGEAVEPINSNPEHLNQSPTLPLTYNIKLIVVGDRAQLGDLDYLDSDIQTGFCLFSEIEQDVKISEETLVQYLGYLKWLQKRYDLPNITQQALTGILTAGARETEDQSYIPLCPIWHNALLNEALIEADNGDIDIHHIQQAQQHKYNRESYLPERALDDIRDGQVIIETEGEQVGQVNGLTVIDVPGHPISYGEPARISCVIHFGDGDIADVERKAELGGNLHAKGMMIMQAFVSSALNLEDPLPYAASVVFEQSYCEVDGDSASLAELCSLVSALSEYPINQQIAVTGAVDQFGRVQAVGGLNEKIEGFYHVCKHQGLTGEQGVILPRSNLKHLALKPDLIESIKNEEFHIWSVSNVDEAIPLIMNKPFRDDEQESVLSKIAERIENFERHEHPIGIVGRIKNWFV, encoded by the coding sequence ATGACTCAAGTAGATTGGCGACATGTTACGCCTCAGTACGACGAATATAGCGCTCAATTAGAGCAATTCCCTGACATCTCGCCTTTCCCGTTTTCAGACATTCAACATAGATTCAATGACGCGCTAACGCGCTTTGTCCGCTTATCTAACATTTCGCGTGTTTTACTCGTAAACGCTCCGGACAACTCGATCTATCGTCAAATGATTGTTGAATCTTTAGTTACGGCTTTAGATGACGACACTCTACCGGTTATAAAAACTGAGTCTTTAAATGCTGTTTCCCTGTTTGACCAAGTTCAATCAAAAGATGGCAAAGTTATTGCGACAAAACCAGGTTTACTGGCTAGAGCCAACAATGGTTATCTGATCGTTTCAGCAAACTTGATCTTGGCGAACCCAGGAAGCTGGCTATTGCTGAAGTCTGCGCTTCTTGGTGAAGCTGTAGAGCCAATCAACAGCAACCCTGAACACCTGAATCAATCCCCGACCTTACCTCTTACCTACAACATCAAATTGATTGTGGTTGGAGACCGAGCTCAATTAGGTGACCTTGATTATCTAGACAGCGATATTCAAACGGGCTTTTGTCTATTCAGTGAGATAGAGCAAGACGTTAAAATTTCAGAAGAGACTTTAGTTCAATACCTTGGGTACCTTAAGTGGCTTCAAAAGCGTTATGACCTTCCAAATATTACGCAGCAAGCGCTAACTGGAATTCTCACCGCTGGCGCAAGAGAGACTGAGGATCAAAGCTATATCCCACTGTGTCCAATTTGGCACAATGCGCTACTTAATGAGGCTTTGATTGAGGCTGACAATGGTGATATCGACATCCACCATATTCAACAAGCTCAGCAGCACAAATACAACCGTGAATCATACCTCCCAGAGCGCGCCCTTGATGATATTCGAGATGGCCAAGTCATTATCGAAACTGAAGGTGAACAGGTTGGTCAAGTTAACGGTCTGACTGTTATCGATGTTCCAGGACACCCGATATCGTATGGTGAACCTGCACGAATTTCATGTGTTATTCACTTTGGTGATGGTGATATTGCCGATGTGGAGCGAAAAGCCGAACTTGGTGGTAACCTTCATGCAAAAGGCATGATGATTATGCAAGCATTCGTCAGTAGTGCACTGAACCTTGAAGATCCCCTACCGTATGCTGCTTCAGTGGTGTTTGAACAATCTTATTGCGAAGTCGATGGCGATAGTGCTTCTCTCGCGGAGCTGTGTTCTCTGGTGAGCGCTTTGTCTGAATACCCAATCAATCAACAGATTGCAGTAACAGGCGCAGTAGACCAATTTGGCCGTGTCCAAGCTGTTGGCGGATTAAACGAGAAGATCGAAGGCTTCTATCATGTATGTAAGCACCAAGGCTTAACTGGCGAACAAGGTGTGATCCTTCCAAGATCGAACCTTAAGCATCTTGCGTTAAAGCCTGACCTGATTGAAAGCATCAAGAATGAAGAATTTCACATTTGGTCTGTGTCTAATGTAGATGAAGCTATTCCTCTCATTATGAACAAGCCATTTAGAGACGACGAACAAGAAAGCGTTCTGAGCAAAATCGCGGAACGTATTGAAAACTTTGAAAGACATGAGCACCCTATTGGAATTGTTGGACGTATTAAAAACTGGTTTGTCTAG
- the matP gene encoding macrodomain Ter protein MatP, with protein sequence MKYQQLENLECGWKWNYLVKKWKEGESITCHIDSSEADVAIQALLKLEHQPTGVLEWISNNMSPELDNKLKQAIRAKRKRHFNAEQVHTKKKSIDLDYRVWEKLSQRANELGCTLSDAIEYLVSEASRSEQASKTVTSLKEDLSKLLSDDK encoded by the coding sequence ATGAAATATCAGCAACTTGAAAACTTGGAATGTGGTTGGAAATGGAACTATCTGGTCAAAAAATGGAAAGAAGGTGAATCGATCACCTGCCATATCGATTCAAGTGAAGCTGATGTTGCTATCCAAGCCTTATTGAAGCTCGAACACCAGCCGACAGGCGTTCTTGAGTGGATATCTAATAACATGTCCCCAGAACTCGATAACAAGCTTAAACAGGCTATCAGAGCCAAGCGTAAGCGTCACTTCAATGCTGAACAAGTTCACACTAAGAAGAAATCAATCGACCTTGATTATCGTGTATGGGAAAAACTTTCCCAAAGAGCGAACGAGTTGGGTTGTACGCTATCTGATGCCATCGAGTACTTGGTTAGCGAAGCATCTCGCAGTGAACAAGCTAGCAAAACAGTGACCAGCCTCAAAGAAGACCTGAGTAAACTCCTTTCTGACGATAAATAA
- a CDS encoding DUF3466 family protein, with protein MTCTNFKLTTVAALVFAATNANAALYKVIEVTPSITGASEIFGVAIQPGAATDGTNDLALGCFDSAATNCADGTFKLAGETRNAVDGIGYREEVPFAMDAPFQYIQERDDFENYCYRELRYSTCESWADNRWATWSKESDLSYVNAKAFIENGSSISPYNVAITALDESGSPLGIESNGSDIRYNAVTTVPLTASSESRAWGALTVDNAGTDVTYNFGSISVDEPATDTSNTTFSSKAAIWKNGKVHEFTWIQGDIPQTGDYFAQGSMRGLAANSGKLYGVGFDTVNGNGDLQDMNASVFISDSLDISGATWTTKIISGAEVNSGSSNDDARYSNSVATDINDNLFAVGYSKRNGYVPESGSAGNKIFVVADASAATPTATYLSGGIFFGGSSGEAKAVNNFNEFVGQIDAETTREVDGSERRHRGFIYPYQANGTDASRIALFESKAWWLDDLTNDGNVSGDNNKFRIIDASDINDAGVISATAIKCTVGGTTQAYDTTAHNSYCGGAASNAVEEVVAVKLVPIAGATQANIQTRSADSEKVDRQGGSLGWLTLTVLGLLGFRRKFK; from the coding sequence ATGACTTGTACTAATTTTAAATTAACAACAGTTGCAGCATTAGTGTTTGCTGCAACTAACGCGAATGCTGCGCTTTACAAGGTAATTGAAGTTACTCCTTCGATTACAGGTGCGTCTGAGATATTTGGTGTTGCGATTCAGCCTGGTGCTGCTACCGATGGAACGAATGACCTTGCATTAGGGTGTTTTGACTCTGCAGCGACTAACTGTGCGGACGGTACATTTAAACTTGCTGGTGAAACTCGCAATGCCGTTGATGGTATCGGTTATCGCGAAGAAGTCCCGTTTGCTATGGATGCTCCGTTCCAATACATTCAAGAGCGTGACGATTTCGAAAACTATTGTTATCGTGAGTTGAGATACTCTACTTGTGAAAGTTGGGCAGACAATCGATGGGCTACTTGGAGCAAAGAAAGTGACCTAAGCTACGTGAATGCGAAAGCGTTCATTGAAAATGGCAGTTCTATTAGCCCTTATAACGTTGCAATTACTGCTCTGGATGAATCAGGATCGCCACTCGGCATTGAATCAAACGGCAGTGATATTCGTTATAATGCAGTGACAACGGTTCCCCTTACTGCATCTTCTGAATCTCGTGCCTGGGGTGCTCTAACTGTTGATAACGCCGGTACTGATGTGACATACAACTTCGGTAGTATTTCGGTAGACGAACCTGCGACAGATACGTCAAATACGACATTTAGTTCTAAAGCTGCCATTTGGAAGAATGGAAAAGTTCACGAATTTACATGGATACAAGGTGATATCCCACAAACTGGTGATTACTTCGCTCAAGGAAGTATGCGTGGTCTCGCTGCAAACTCCGGCAAGTTATACGGCGTAGGTTTCGATACAGTGAATGGTAATGGTGATCTACAAGACATGAATGCAAGTGTCTTTATTAGTGACTCATTAGATATTTCAGGAGCGACTTGGACAACGAAAATTATTAGCGGTGCTGAAGTTAATTCAGGTTCGTCGAATGATGATGCTAGATACAGTAACTCCGTTGCGACTGACATCAACGATAACTTGTTTGCTGTAGGTTACTCTAAGCGTAATGGTTATGTGCCAGAGAGTGGTAGTGCAGGTAACAAGATTTTTGTAGTGGCTGATGCATCTGCAGCAACGCCGACTGCTACATACTTGTCTGGTGGTATCTTCTTCGGCGGTTCGAGTGGTGAAGCAAAAGCCGTGAATAACTTCAATGAGTTTGTTGGTCAGATTGACGCTGAAACCACTCGTGAGGTTGATGGTAGTGAGCGTAGACATCGCGGTTTTATTTACCCGTATCAAGCGAATGGTACTGACGCATCAAGAATTGCTCTATTTGAGAGCAAAGCTTGGTGGTTAGATGATCTAACCAATGATGGTAACGTTTCTGGAGATAACAACAAGTTCCGAATCATCGATGCTTCTGACATCAATGATGCGGGCGTTATTTCTGCTACTGCTATCAAATGTACAGTAGGTGGAACAACTCAAGCGTATGATACAACGGCACATAACTCTTACTGTGGTGGTGCCGCATCTAACGCGGTAGAAGAGGTTGTAGCGGTTAAGCTTGTACCTATTGCAGGTGCAACTCAAGCTAATATCCAAACTCGTAGTGCTGACTCAGAGAAAGTTGATCGCCAAGGCGGTAGCCTAGGTTGGTTAACTTTGACTGTACTTGGCCTATTAGGGTTCCGCAGAAAATTTAAATAA
- a CDS encoding glutaredoxin family protein, whose amino-acid sequence MLTLYSTEGCHLCEMAFQLTEQLNISHHVNVVDIAFDDELFSRYGVTIPVLKFESSDLSQSSELNWPFGLLELNDWLKKNGITYNS is encoded by the coding sequence GTGCTGACTCTCTACAGTACAGAAGGGTGCCATCTATGTGAGATGGCATTCCAACTCACGGAACAGTTAAACATTAGCCATCACGTCAACGTTGTTGACATTGCATTTGATGATGAGCTCTTTTCCCGTTACGGGGTCACTATTCCGGTGCTCAAATTTGAAAGCTCTGACCTTTCTCAAAGCTCAGAGCTTAACTGGCCATTTGGCTTGTTAGAACTTAATGATTGGTTAAAGAAGAATGGCATTACTTACAATTCATAA
- the rlmKL gene encoding bifunctional 23S rRNA (guanine(2069)-N(7))-methyltransferase RlmK/23S rRNA (guanine(2445)-N(2))-methyltransferase RlmL — translation MNQYLAVTSNGLENLLVEELTQLGITNAKPVQAGVKFKATNEQIYRCCLWSRLASRFVRVLSEFTCVDDMDLYLSTTAVNWVNQFHSSKRFVVDFNGTNNEIRNSQYGAMKVKDAVVDCFEKKSVPRPSISKENPDVRIHVRLHRDKAILGVDMVGSGLHQRGYRPESGRAPLRETLAAAILLRSGWDATKPFLDPMCGSGTLVIEAAMMAANLAPGVKRQKWCFESLEDFEPELWAEVKAEANVQGRRGVKKVECKFYGYDNDERMIKTARDNARRAGVEDLIEFEVGDAAKLKRPTEFTDGVIVSNPPYGERLGTEPGLIALYTAFGAQLKAEFGGCNASIFSSSDELLSCLRMRADKQFKLNNGALPCHQKNYSISDRPMSERPSGEQEQLIAPDFANRLKKNIGKIGKWAKKEQLDCYRIYDADLPEYNVAIDVYPGHLVIQEYAAPKDVPEEKAKRRLTDIIRASIQVTGVEANNVVLKFRQKQKGRSQYQKLAQDSSNLEVNEYGVKLIVNLHDYLDTGLFLDHKITRRRIGEMAAGKDFLNLFAYTGSASVHAAVGGARSTTTVDMSNTYLEWAKENMELNGRVGRQHQFVQADCLQWLAKEQGSYDLIFIDPPTFSNSKRMDQSFDVQRDHIQLMENLKRLLREEGTIVFSNNKRHFKMDLEALDELGLKAQNISAKTLPLDFSRNKHIHNCWLITHK, via the coding sequence ATGAATCAATATCTAGCGGTTACCTCAAACGGCCTTGAGAATTTATTAGTTGAAGAACTAACCCAACTAGGGATTACAAACGCAAAACCTGTTCAAGCAGGTGTTAAATTCAAAGCGACCAATGAGCAAATTTATCGTTGTTGTTTGTGGAGCCGTTTGGCTTCTCGATTTGTACGTGTCCTTTCTGAATTCACTTGTGTGGACGACATGGATTTGTACCTATCAACCACTGCGGTTAACTGGGTAAATCAATTCCATAGCTCTAAGCGTTTTGTTGTTGACTTCAATGGTACGAACAACGAAATCCGTAACAGCCAATACGGTGCGATGAAAGTAAAAGATGCTGTTGTTGATTGCTTCGAGAAGAAGTCTGTACCACGTCCTTCTATCAGCAAAGAGAACCCAGATGTTCGTATTCACGTTCGTCTACACCGTGATAAAGCGATTCTTGGTGTTGATATGGTGGGTAGTGGTCTTCACCAACGTGGTTACCGTCCAGAATCAGGTCGTGCTCCGTTGCGTGAAACACTAGCTGCTGCAATCCTTCTTCGTAGTGGTTGGGATGCAACGAAACCTTTCTTAGACCCTATGTGTGGTTCTGGTACGTTAGTGATTGAAGCTGCAATGATGGCTGCAAACCTAGCACCAGGTGTTAAACGTCAGAAATGGTGTTTTGAATCACTAGAAGATTTCGAGCCTGAGCTTTGGGCTGAAGTTAAAGCAGAAGCGAATGTTCAAGGCCGTCGTGGCGTTAAGAAAGTAGAATGTAAGTTCTATGGTTACGACAACGATGAACGCATGATCAAAACAGCGCGCGATAATGCTCGCCGTGCTGGTGTAGAAGATTTGATTGAATTCGAAGTAGGTGATGCCGCAAAACTTAAACGCCCTACAGAATTTACTGATGGTGTGATTGTGTCTAACCCACCTTATGGTGAGCGTCTAGGCACGGAGCCTGGCCTAATTGCACTTTACACCGCATTTGGTGCGCAACTTAAAGCTGAATTTGGTGGTTGCAACGCATCTATCTTCTCTAGCTCAGACGAGCTACTAAGCTGCTTACGCATGCGTGCAGACAAACAGTTCAAATTGAATAACGGTGCGTTACCGTGTCACCAAAAGAACTACTCAATTTCAGATCGTCCGATGTCAGAGCGTCCATCAGGCGAGCAAGAACAATTGATTGCACCTGATTTTGCGAACCGTCTTAAAAAGAACATCGGTAAAATTGGCAAGTGGGCTAAGAAAGAGCAATTAGATTGTTACCGTATCTACGATGCAGACTTACCAGAATACAATGTAGCGATTGATGTATACCCAGGTCACCTTGTGATTCAAGAATACGCAGCGCCGAAAGATGTACCGGAAGAGAAGGCAAAACGTCGTCTAACCGATATCATCCGTGCTTCTATTCAAGTGACTGGTGTTGAAGCAAACAACGTTGTGCTTAAATTTCGTCAGAAGCAGAAAGGTCGCTCTCAATACCAGAAACTGGCTCAAGACTCATCGAATCTAGAAGTGAACGAATACGGTGTGAAGCTGATTGTTAATCTTCACGACTACTTAGATACGGGCTTGTTCCTAGATCATAAGATCACTCGTCGTCGTATCGGTGAGATGGCCGCAGGTAAAGATTTCCTAAACTTGTTTGCTTACACTGGTAGTGCGTCTGTACATGCTGCAGTGGGTGGCGCTCGTTCTACAACTACTGTTGATATGTCAAATACCTACCTAGAGTGGGCGAAAGAGAACATGGAGCTTAACGGTCGTGTTGGTCGTCAACATCAGTTTGTTCAAGCTGACTGTCTACAATGGTTGGCTAAAGAGCAGGGCTCTTACGATCTGATCTTTATCGATCCACCTACGTTCTCTAACTCAAAGCGTATGGATCAATCTTTCGATGTTCAACGCGACCACATTCAGCTGATGGAGAACCTTAAGCGTCTTCTTCGTGAAGAAGGCACGATTGTGTTCTCTAACAACAAGCGTCACTTCAAAATGGACTTGGAAGCTCTAGATGAGTTAGGTCTTAAGGCTCAGAACATCTCAGCTAAGACACTTCCATTGGACTTCTCTCGCAACAAGCACATTCATAACTGCTGGTTGATTACTCATAAGTAG
- the fabA gene encoding bifunctional 3-hydroxydecanoyl-ACP dehydratase/trans-2-decenoyl-ACP isomerase: MQNKRDSYTREELLASSQGELWPQGPQLPAPNMLMMDRITKMSETEGDYGKGLVLAELDITPDLWFFDCHFPGDPVMPGCLGLDAMWQLVGFYLGWVGGEGKGRALGVGEVKFTGQILPTAKKVTYEIHMKRVVNRRLVMGLADGRVLVDGKEIYVAKDLKVGLFQDTSAF, from the coding sequence ATGCAAAACAAACGTGATTCTTACACTCGCGAAGAGCTTCTAGCATCAAGCCAAGGCGAACTATGGCCACAAGGCCCTCAACTACCAGCACCGAACATGTTGATGATGGACCGCATCACTAAAATGTCTGAAACTGAAGGTGACTACGGTAAAGGTTTAGTTCTTGCTGAGCTGGATATTACTCCTGACCTTTGGTTCTTCGACTGTCACTTCCCTGGTGACCCTGTAATGCCTGGTTGTCTAGGCCTTGATGCAATGTGGCAGCTTGTTGGCTTCTACCTTGGTTGGGTTGGCGGCGAAGGTAAAGGTCGTGCTCTAGGTGTTGGCGAAGTGAAATTCACAGGTCAAATCCTACCTACTGCGAAAAAAGTAACTTACGAGATCCACATGAAGCGTGTTGTTAACCGTCGCCTAGTAATGGGCCTTGCAGATGGTCGCGTACTGGTTGATGGCAAAGAGATCTATGTTGCTAAAGATTTGAAAGTTGGCCTTTTCCAAGATACGTCAGCATTCTAA
- a CDS encoding ABC transporter ATP-binding protein, which yields MALLTIHNGQLAFGDHPLLDRADFALQENERVCLVGRNGAGKSTLMKILSGNIIMDDGKMQITQDVVVSRLEQDPPRNEQGTVYDYVAGGLAEIGEQLKIYHDLLDLIATDPSEKNLNRLTRVQEQLDHANAWRFEDRVSNVLAALKLTAETKLTDLSGGWQRKAALARALVCDPDVLLLDEPTNHLDVATIEWLEGFLKDFRGSIIFISHDRAFIKSMATRIVDLDRGKLSSFPGDYENYLVEKEEALRVEEMQNAEFDKKLAQEEVWIRQGIKARRTRNEGRVRALKKLREERLNRREVQGKAVIQIDDGQRSGKIVFEAENLNFGFEGKEIVKDFSFNIMRGDRIALIGPNGCGKSTVLKLLLDQLKPDSGRLHCGTKLEVAYFDQYREILDPEKSVIDNLADGKQEVTVGGRERHALSYLQDFLFSPKRARTPVKALSGGEKNRLLLARIFLKSNNLLILDEPTNDLDIETLELLEDLLANYQGTLLLVSHDRQFVDNTVMTSWIFEGNGVIEEFVGGYHDAQQQRKQALEYRQVEKPSKPEKVVEETPKTAPVKAKPKKLSYKLQRELEALPMRLEELETQIETLQEEVNDPNFFSKPVEQTQPVLDKLSAAEQELEVAFERWEELEALQQES from the coding sequence ATGGCATTACTTACAATTCATAATGGGCAATTAGCGTTTGGCGATCACCCATTATTAGATCGTGCGGACTTCGCGCTGCAAGAAAACGAACGTGTGTGTTTAGTAGGGCGCAATGGCGCTGGTAAGTCGACATTGATGAAAATCCTATCTGGAAACATCATCATGGACGATGGCAAGATGCAAATCACGCAAGATGTGGTTGTGTCTCGCCTTGAGCAAGATCCACCGCGTAATGAACAAGGTACAGTTTATGACTACGTTGCTGGTGGCCTTGCTGAAATCGGTGAACAGCTGAAGATCTATCATGATCTTCTGGATCTCATCGCGACAGACCCAAGTGAAAAGAATCTAAACCGTCTTACTCGTGTTCAAGAACAACTCGATCATGCTAATGCATGGCGTTTTGAAGATCGTGTAAGTAACGTATTGGCAGCGCTTAAGCTGACTGCAGAAACCAAACTGACGGATTTGTCTGGTGGTTGGCAACGTAAAGCAGCACTTGCTCGTGCGCTTGTATGTGACCCTGACGTGCTTCTACTCGACGAACCGACTAACCACTTGGATGTTGCTACCATTGAATGGTTAGAGGGCTTCCTGAAAGACTTCCGCGGATCAATCATCTTTATCTCGCACGACCGTGCGTTCATTAAATCGATGGCAACACGTATTGTCGATCTTGATCGCGGTAAATTAAGTTCGTTCCCGGGTGATTACGAAAATTATCTTGTTGAGAAAGAAGAAGCGCTTCGTGTTGAAGAAATGCAAAACGCCGAATTTGATAAGAAGCTTGCTCAAGAAGAAGTTTGGATTCGTCAGGGCATCAAAGCTCGTCGTACTCGTAACGAAGGCCGTGTACGTGCGCTTAAGAAGCTACGTGAAGAACGTTTGAACCGTCGTGAAGTGCAGGGTAAAGCTGTTATCCAAATCGATGATGGTCAGCGTTCTGGCAAGATTGTATTCGAAGCAGAAAATCTTAACTTTGGTTTTGAAGGCAAAGAGATTGTTAAAGACTTTAGCTTCAATATCATGCGTGGCGATCGTATCGCTCTGATTGGTCCGAATGGCTGTGGTAAGAGTACGGTACTTAAACTGCTGCTTGATCAACTTAAGCCAGACTCAGGTCGTCTACATTGTGGTACTAAGCTTGAAGTCGCTTACTTCGACCAATACCGTGAAATCCTAGACCCAGAGAAGTCGGTGATTGATAACCTTGCTGATGGTAAGCAAGAAGTGACTGTCGGCGGCCGTGAGCGTCATGCACTAAGCTATCTACAAGATTTCTTATTCTCGCCTAAACGTGCTCGTACGCCTGTTAAAGCACTATCTGGTGGTGAGAAAAACCGTCTGTTATTAGCGCGTATTTTCCTTAAGTCGAACAACTTATTGATTCTCGATGAGCCAACCAACGATCTAGATATAGAAACTTTGGAACTTTTAGAAGATTTGCTTGCCAACTATCAGGGTACGCTTCTTTTAGTGAGCCACGATCGTCAGTTTGTTGATAATACAGTGATGACAAGTTGGATCTTCGAAGGTAATGGCGTTATCGAAGAATTTGTTGGTGGTTACCACGATGCTCAGCAGCAAAGAAAGCAGGCATTAGAGTACCGACAGGTTGAAAAGCCATCAAAGCCTGAGAAAGTAGTTGAGGAAACTCCCAAAACTGCGCCAGTTAAGGCTAAACCTAAGAAGTTATCGTATAAGCTACAACGAGAATTAGAAGCGCTACCAATGCGTTTAGAAGAATTGGAAACTCAAATTGAAACTCTTCAGGAAGAAGTCAACGATCCCAACTTCTTTTCAAAACCTGTAGAGCAGACACAACCAGTATTAGATAAGCTATCTGCAGCAGAGCAGGAGCTTGAAGTTGCTTTTGAGCGCTGGGAAGAGCTCGAGGCACTACAACAGGAAAGTTAA